In the Apteryx mantelli isolate bAptMan1 chromosome 1, bAptMan1.hap1, whole genome shotgun sequence genome, one interval contains:
- the LOC106490700 gene encoding galactosylgalactosylxylosylprotein 3-beta-glucuronosyltransferase 1-like: MLRRRNLLTTLLIALPWALLLTLWHQYPTTRYLSLLRKEADENVTSKALVNGTSALREEGLPSCMRQQQSMAAMPKVIQNYVYSRPPPWSDTLPTIFVITPTYTRPVQKAELTRLANTFLHVQNLHWVVVEDSPRRTNLVSNLLEKAGLNFTHLNVETPKSLKLGLSWIPSHTPRGTLQRNLGLHWLRNSFSNTAPPEGVVYFADDDNTYSLELFEEMRYTRRVSVWPVAFVGGLRYESPKVSPAGKVVGWKTVFDPNRPFAIDMAGFAISIKLILEKPQASFKLEGVKGGYQETSLLKDLVTMDGLEPKAANCTKVLVWHTRTERPTLVNEGKRGFTDPRAEV; the protein is encoded by the exons ATGCTGAGGAGACGTAACCTTCTTACCACGCTCCTGATCGCCTTGCCATGGGCTCTTCTCCTAACCTTGTGGCATCAGTATCCAACCACCCGCTACCTCAGCCTCCTGAGAA AAGAGGCAGATGAGAATGTGACCTCTAAAGCTCTTGTCAATGGTACATCAGCACTGAGAGAGGAAGGCCTCCCGTCATGTATGCGGCAGCAGCAGAGCATGGCGGCAATGCCCAAAGTCATCCAGAATTATGTGTACTCCAGGCCTCCCCCATGGTCAGACACCTTGCCAACCATCTTTGTTATCACTCCTACCTACACCCGGCCCGTGCAAAAAGCTGAGCTGACCCGATTGGCCAACACCTTCCTACACGTACAGAACCTACACTGGGTGGTGGTGGAGGACTCACCCCGGAGGACCAACCTGGTATCCAACCTGCTGGAGAAGGCAGGGCTTAACTTCACCCACCTCAATGTGGAGACCCCCAAAAGTCTGAAGCTGGGCCTGTCCTGGATCCCATCCCACACCCCAAGGGGGACATTACAGAggaacctggggctgcactggctgAGGAACAGCTTCAGCAACACTGCACCACCAGAAGGGGTAGTGTATTTTGCCGATGATGATAACACCTACAGCCTGGAGCTCTTTGAAGAG ATGCGCTACACAAGGAGGGTGTCAGTCTGGCCAGTGGCTTTCGTTGGGGGTCTGCGATATGAATCCCCAAAAGTGAGCCCAGCAGGGAAGGTAGTGGGCTGGAAAACTGTCTTTGACCCGAACCGACCCTTCGCTATTGATATGGCTGGATTTGCCATCAGCATCAAGCTAATCTTGGAGAAGCCTCAAGCCAGTTTCAAGTTGGAGGGAGTTAAAGGAGGCTACCAGGAAACCAGTTTGCTGAAGGATCTGGTGACTATGGATGGGTTGGAGCCAAAAGCAGCCAACTGCACAAAG GTGCTGGTCTGGCACACAAGAACTGAGAGGCCTACTTTGGTTAATGAAGGCAAACGTGGATTTACAGACCCCAGAGCAGAGGTGTAA